A single genomic interval of Candidatus Leptovillus gracilis harbors:
- a CDS encoding response regulator produces MLVVDDNLLNLRLLAQILDGMGFAVRPAKNGRIALSSARAAPPDLILLDIMMPEMDGFEVLTHLKADPDLRDIPVLIISALDDMDNIVKGIKLGAEDYLPKPFERVLLQARIETCLEKKRLRDREKHHLQQIEAEKRRADELLHVILPNAIVAELKATDQVQPRLYQNVAVLFADVVGFTPYCETHTPEEVITNLQVLVEAYEKITLAYDLQKIKTVGDAFMATAGLLNLLDNPVAHCVRSGLKMISVAPALPAGWQVRVGIHVGPVIAGIVGHRQYLFDLWGDTVNTAQRIESQGEPGTINLSRAAYEQVAHWWPAEAKGSIPVKGKGLLEIFQIVSR; encoded by the coding sequence GTGCTGGTTGTGGATGACAACCTGCTGAATTTGCGTTTGTTGGCGCAAATATTAGACGGCATGGGCTTTGCGGTGCGGCCGGCAAAAAACGGCCGTATCGCCCTTTCCTCCGCCAGAGCCGCCCCGCCAGACCTTATCTTGCTAGACATCATGATGCCGGAGATGGACGGCTTCGAGGTACTCACCCATCTCAAAGCTGACCCAGACCTGCGTGACATCCCGGTGTTGATCATCTCCGCGCTGGACGACATGGACAATATCGTCAAAGGCATCAAACTGGGCGCCGAAGATTATTTGCCCAAGCCGTTTGAACGAGTGCTGCTGCAAGCGCGCATTGAAACATGCCTGGAAAAAAAGCGCCTGCGTGACCGGGAAAAGCACCATTTGCAGCAAATCGAAGCTGAAAAACGGCGCGCCGACGAACTGCTGCATGTTATTCTGCCCAACGCCATCGTGGCCGAGCTAAAAGCGACCGACCAGGTGCAGCCCCGCCTGTACCAAAATGTGGCCGTCCTGTTCGCTGATGTGGTGGGTTTTACCCCTTACTGCGAAACTCACACCCCCGAAGAGGTGATCACCAATTTACAGGTCCTGGTGGAGGCGTATGAAAAGATCACGCTGGCCTATGACCTGCAAAAGATCAAGACCGTTGGCGATGCCTTCATGGCCACGGCTGGTTTGTTGAACCTGCTGGATAACCCGGTGGCCCACTGTGTGCGTTCTGGCCTGAAGATGATCAGTGTTGCCCCGGCGCTGCCGGCGGGTTGGCAGGTGCGTGTGGGCATTCACGTCGGGCCGGTGATTGCTGGTATTGTCGGCCACCGGCAGTATTTGTTTGATTTGTGGGGCGATACGGTGAATACAGCGCAGCGCATTGAAAGCCAGGGCGAACCGGGAACCATCAACCTCAGCCGGGCCGCCTATGAACAGGTCGCTCACTGGTGGCCGGCCGAGGCCAAAGGCTCCATTCCCGTCAAAGGCAAAGGTTTATTGGAGATTTTCCAGATTGTGAGCAGATAG
- a CDS encoding S9 family peptidase, which translates to MAAENKRRITAEDLYRLQIVSDPQISPDGKHVVFCVQTLEQATEKKHSHLWLVAADGSAPARQFTFGKQRDSHPRWSPNGRTIAFLSNRADEKQSQIYRIGLDGGEAQPITQLNGAIASFAWSPDGAQFVCQLRQKDQTAVVRDKDEQKKKLGVVDRRITRLDFRAEGAGYLPEERWHIWIIDVATGAATQLTTGETFHETNPSWSPDGRSILFTSVRADAPDLNWEQSELYLIPAQGGDIQQLPGHNGRKFEGAFSPDGQFIAYLGREQAGTWYQNDCLYVTAVDGRQTRNLSAAYDLHCGPATMTDVGSGSPATPPTWSADGQAIFTVVTQTGDQPLLRLSAAVQPPLPVIAGAGLVGAFSLDAAHTRLAYVWGALDKPGQIWLREMDSGASRLLADPNADWLADVDLGHTEEVWFPAADGRQLHGWITFPPDFDPSRQYPSILQIHGGPMGQYGRAFMHEFYYLAAQGYIVYWSNPRGGQGYGQNHLAAIAGQWGTVDYDDVMAWADYLATQPYTDPARMGVTGGSYGGYMTTLIIGRTDRFKAAVAQRVVSNLLSFYGGSDLNGTRTQSLVGVVQPPWEAFGQYWAMSPMSAIGQAKTPTLVIHGEQDKRCPPEQGEQVFVALKLLGVETELILFPEEGHELSRNGRTDRRISRLNHILRWFDQYLK; encoded by the coding sequence ATGGCTGCTGAGAACAAACGCCGCATAACGGCCGAAGACCTGTATCGTTTGCAAATTGTGTCTGATCCGCAAATTTCACCGGACGGAAAACACGTCGTATTCTGCGTGCAGACCCTTGAACAGGCCACCGAGAAAAAACACAGCCACCTCTGGCTGGTTGCGGCCGATGGCTCCGCGCCGGCCCGCCAGTTTACCTTTGGCAAACAGCGCGATAGCCACCCCCGCTGGTCGCCCAACGGCCGTACCATTGCCTTCCTCTCTAACCGCGCCGACGAAAAGCAGAGCCAGATTTACCGCATTGGTCTGGATGGCGGCGAAGCGCAGCCCATCACCCAGCTGAATGGAGCTATCGCCTCCTTTGCCTGGTCGCCGGATGGCGCGCAGTTTGTCTGCCAACTGCGCCAGAAAGACCAAACGGCCGTCGTCCGCGACAAAGACGAACAAAAAAAGAAGCTCGGCGTGGTTGACCGGCGCATCACCCGGTTGGATTTTCGCGCCGAGGGCGCCGGCTACCTGCCCGAAGAGCGCTGGCACATCTGGATCATTGACGTGGCCACCGGGGCCGCCACCCAGCTAACCACCGGCGAAACCTTCCACGAAACCAATCCGAGTTGGTCGCCTGACGGCCGTTCCATCCTCTTCACCTCTGTCCGCGCCGACGCGCCCGACCTGAACTGGGAACAGTCTGAACTGTACCTGATCCCGGCGCAGGGCGGCGACATCCAACAACTACCAGGGCATAACGGCCGTAAATTCGAGGGCGCATTCTCTCCCGACGGCCAATTCATCGCTTACCTGGGGCGGGAGCAGGCCGGCACGTGGTATCAGAACGATTGTTTGTATGTAACGGCCGTAGACGGCCGTCAGACGCGCAACCTCTCCGCCGCCTACGACTTGCACTGCGGTCCGGCCACCATGACCGACGTGGGCAGTGGTTCACCGGCCACCCCACCCACCTGGAGCGCCGACGGGCAGGCCATCTTCACCGTCGTCACCCAGACCGGTGACCAACCGCTGCTGCGTCTATCCGCCGCTGTGCAGCCGCCGCTGCCGGTCATCGCCGGAGCGGGGTTGGTGGGCGCGTTTTCGCTGGATGCGGCCCACACCCGGCTGGCCTATGTCTGGGGCGCATTAGACAAACCGGGCCAAATCTGGCTGCGCGAGATGGACAGCGGCGCAAGCCGCCTGCTGGCCGACCCCAACGCCGATTGGCTGGCCGACGTGGACCTGGGCCACACCGAAGAAGTCTGGTTTCCGGCCGCCGACGGCCGCCAACTGCACGGCTGGATCACCTTCCCGCCCGATTTTGACCCGTCGCGCCAATACCCGTCCATTTTGCAGATTCATGGCGGGCCAATGGGGCAGTACGGCCGGGCGTTTATGCACGAATTTTATTATCTGGCCGCCCAGGGTTACATCGTCTACTGGAGCAATCCACGCGGCGGGCAGGGGTACGGCCAAAACCACCTGGCGGCCATCGCCGGGCAGTGGGGCACAGTGGACTACGACGACGTGATGGCCTGGGCCGATTACCTGGCGACGCAGCCATACACCGACCCGGCGCGTATGGGCGTGACTGGTGGCAGCTATGGCGGCTACATGACCACGCTGATTATCGGCCGGACAGATCGTTTTAAGGCGGCTGTGGCCCAGCGGGTGGTGAGCAACCTCTTGAGCTTTTACGGGGGCAGCGATCTGAATGGCACGCGAACACAAAGCCTGGTTGGTGTGGTACAGCCACCCTGGGAAGCCTTCGGCCAGTATTGGGCAATGTCCCCCATGAGCGCCATCGGCCAGGCGAAAACGCCGACGCTGGTTATCCACGGCGAGCAAGACAAGCGCTGCCCGCCAGAACAAGGCGAGCAGGTGTTTGTGGCTCTAAAGCTGCTGGGGGTGGAGACAGAATTGATTTTGTTCCCAGAAGAGGGACACGAGTTGAGTCGAAACGGCCGTACCGACCGCCGCATTAGCCGCCTGAATCACATCCTGCGCTGGTTCGACCAGTATTTGAAGTGA
- a CDS encoding VWA domain-containing protein, which translates to MKKSIVLFVVIGVMLVWGNGRFAYAQETPIAIEPTGRPPIVDRGDLTIKYQRVDVTIENQVATTHIEQLFVNNNDWMLEGTYLFPLPEGAAINQLTMWVDGQPIEAKILGRDEARQIYDDIVRQLRDPALLEYVGTQAVQANVFPIPPRDERRIEIEYTQVLPADNGIIHYVYPQSTKLYTNAPLQTQSIRVDLRSNEAIRAIYSPSHPAAISRQGDYQAVVGYEGSNVVADQDFELYYTVTPEDIGLNLLSYKEAGEDGFFLLLVAPSVAATQAIAKDVILVMDTSGSMEGEKIQQTKAAAHYVIEHLQPGDRFNIVSFSTGVRTYQPDLVTAVQPGSYQPFINGLEALGGTNISMALLEAANMVDTQRPTTIIFLTDGLATEGIVETPLLLSAVEQAMPTNARLFVFGVGDDLDPNLLDALAENHRGTTTYVRPFQSIDEEVSSFYAKVSAPVLSDISLDFGGVVVEQMYPQTLPDLFAGTQLALVGRYRQGAPTTITLRGAVNGEPQLFTYQDNQFRTQGGEDFIPRLWATRAIGHLLREIRLRGEQPELVQSVVNLSIRYGIITPYTSYLIEEKDIFTQTGREDIAAQATSAPTASGISREAVEQAAAAADMAAAEAPMALPTIIASTAPAPGETAVTQAGQIRLVGSKTFVLRDGVWLDTAYDPERFTPQAIGFASDAYFDLLAAVPELGQYLALGPRVVVVMGSQVYEVVAEGEGVAAAVLPTEIAAAANEPTTTASASSVTTVPADASADTPARTGPCASIMIMPLFLVTGGVLGWYGRWSGKRR; encoded by the coding sequence ATGAAAAAATCTATTGTTTTGTTTGTGGTGATCGGAGTCATGTTGGTGTGGGGCAACGGCCGTTTCGCCTATGCCCAGGAAACGCCCATTGCCATCGAACCCACCGGCCGGCCGCCAATTGTTGATCGCGGCGACCTGACCATCAAATATCAGCGCGTAGATGTGACCATCGAAAATCAGGTTGCCACGACCCACATCGAACAGTTGTTTGTTAACAACAACGACTGGATGCTGGAAGGCACATACCTCTTCCCCCTACCCGAAGGCGCGGCCATCAACCAGCTCACCATGTGGGTAGATGGGCAGCCTATTGAGGCCAAAATCCTGGGGCGCGACGAAGCGCGGCAAATCTACGATGACATCGTGCGCCAACTACGCGACCCGGCCCTGTTGGAATACGTGGGCACACAGGCCGTCCAGGCCAACGTCTTCCCCATCCCGCCCCGCGACGAGCGGCGCATCGAAATTGAATATACCCAGGTGCTGCCGGCCGACAATGGCATCATCCATTACGTTTATCCCCAATCCACCAAGCTGTATACCAATGCCCCGCTGCAAACCCAAAGCATCCGCGTAGACCTGCGCAGCAACGAGGCCATCCGCGCCATCTATTCGCCCAGTCACCCGGCAGCCATAAGCCGCCAGGGGGATTACCAGGCGGTGGTGGGCTACGAAGGCAGCAACGTGGTCGCCGACCAGGATTTTGAGCTGTATTACACTGTTACCCCCGAAGACATTGGCCTGAATTTGCTCAGCTACAAAGAGGCTGGCGAAGATGGCTTTTTCCTGCTATTGGTGGCCCCCAGCGTGGCGGCGACCCAGGCTATTGCCAAAGATGTGATTTTGGTGATGGACACTTCTGGCAGCATGGAAGGTGAAAAAATCCAGCAGACGAAGGCCGCCGCCCATTATGTCATCGAACATCTACAGCCGGGCGACCGCTTCAACATTGTGTCTTTCAGCACTGGTGTGCGTACCTACCAACCAGATTTGGTGACGGCCGTTCAGCCAGGCAGCTACCAACCCTTCATCAACGGCCTGGAAGCGCTGGGCGGAACCAACATCAGCATGGCTTTGCTGGAAGCGGCCAACATGGTAGACACACAGCGACCCACAACCATCATCTTCCTCACCGATGGGTTGGCGACGGAGGGCATTGTGGAGACGCCGCTGCTGCTAAGCGCTGTGGAACAGGCGATGCCGACCAATGCGCGGCTCTTTGTCTTTGGCGTGGGCGATGATTTAGACCCCAACTTGCTGGATGCCCTGGCGGAAAACCACCGGGGCACAACGACCTATGTACGGCCGTTCCAATCCATTGACGAGGAAGTGAGCAGCTTCTATGCCAAAGTCAGCGCGCCGGTGTTGTCGGACATCAGCCTGGACTTCGGCGGCGTGGTGGTGGAACAAATGTATCCGCAAACGCTGCCCGACCTGTTTGCCGGAACGCAGTTGGCGTTGGTCGGGCGTTACCGCCAGGGCGCGCCAACGACCATCACCCTGCGCGGAGCCGTCAACGGTGAACCGCAGCTCTTCACCTACCAAGACAACCAGTTCCGCACCCAGGGCGGCGAGGATTTCATCCCGCGCCTGTGGGCCACGCGGGCCATCGGCCACCTGCTGCGCGAAATTCGGCTGCGCGGCGAGCAGCCAGAACTGGTGCAAAGCGTGGTCAATTTGTCCATCCGCTACGGCATCATCACCCCCTACACCAGCTACCTGATTGAAGAAAAAGACATCTTTACCCAAACCGGGCGGGAGGACATCGCCGCCCAGGCGACCAGCGCGCCAACGGCCAGCGGCATCAGCCGGGAAGCGGTGGAGCAGGCGGCGGCGGCGGCCGATATGGCCGCGGCGGAAGCGCCAATGGCCTTGCCCACAATAATCGCCAGCACCGCGCCGGCGCCAGGCGAAACGGCCGTCACCCAGGCCGGGCAAATTCGGCTGGTGGGCAGCAAAACCTTTGTGCTGCGCGATGGCGTATGGCTAGACACCGCCTATGACCCTGAACGCTTCACGCCGCAGGCCATCGGCTTTGCCAGCGACGCCTACTTCGATTTGCTGGCGGCCGTGCCGGAACTAGGCCAATATCTGGCGCTGGGACCGCGCGTGGTGGTGGTGATGGGCAGCCAGGTCTATGAAGTAGTGGCCGAGGGCGAGGGGGTGGCAGCGGCCGTACTGCCCACCGAGATAGCAGCGGCCGCCAATGAACCGACAACAACCGCGTCGGCCAGCAGCGTCACCACAGTGCCAGCCGATGCTTCAGCCGATACCCCAGCCCGCACAGGACCGTGCGCCAGCATCATGATCATGCCCTTGTTTTTGGTGACGGGCGGAGTATTGGGCTGGTATGGGCGATGGTCGGGTAAGCGGCGGTAA
- a CDS encoding GNAT family N-acetyltransferase — MTDDELLALYDQEQRRNLHFPGMRRELDHEAGGEVVRCVDETAAAQANFVLYSRLTAENADQAIQAQIAYFAALGRSFEWKLYDHDTPPDLRQRLAAHGFAIGEAEAIMALDLQAAPPALLQPVRADVRRLTKPDDAHLIVPIEEAVWGGDRSAWGARLAEEMRLTPDLLSVYLVYVGGVAACAAWINFTPQSQFASLWGGSTRPEFRKMGLYTAVLAARVQEAIRRGYRFLTIDASPMSRPIVARHGFRFLTYSYPCEYE, encoded by the coding sequence ATGACCGATGATGAATTGTTGGCATTGTATGACCAGGAGCAGCGCCGCAACCTGCACTTTCCAGGGATGCGACGTGAATTGGACCACGAAGCGGGCGGTGAAGTGGTGCGCTGTGTGGATGAAACGGCCGCTGCTCAGGCGAATTTTGTCCTCTACAGCCGCCTGACGGCGGAAAACGCCGACCAGGCCATCCAGGCGCAAATCGCCTACTTTGCGGCGCTCGGCCGCTCTTTTGAATGGAAACTGTATGACCACGACACGCCGCCCGATCTGCGCCAGCGGTTGGCGGCGCATGGCTTTGCCATCGGCGAGGCCGAGGCTATTATGGCGTTGGATTTGCAGGCAGCGCCACCGGCCTTGCTCCAACCAGTCAGGGCCGACGTGCGCCGCCTGACCAAGCCCGATGATGCCCACCTGATTGTGCCCATCGAAGAAGCTGTTTGGGGCGGTGACCGCAGCGCGTGGGGTGCGCGCCTGGCCGAAGAAATGCGCCTGACGCCTGATTTGCTCTCGGTTTACCTGGTTTATGTGGGCGGCGTGGCCGCCTGTGCCGCCTGGATCAACTTTACGCCCCAGAGCCAGTTTGCCAGCCTGTGGGGCGGTTCAACGCGACCAGAATTTCGCAAGATGGGGTTGTATACGGCCGTTCTCGCCGCACGAGTCCAGGAAGCCATCCGGCGTGGCTACCGTTTTCTCACCATAGACGCCAGCCCCATGAGCCGTCCTATCGTCGCTCGCCACGGCTTCCGCTTTCTGACCTATTCTTACCCCTGCGAATATGAATGA
- the rsgA gene encoding ribosome small subunit-dependent GTPase A — protein MYLNQDHLSGLVVKAISGFFTVQTEQGSIVAQLPGRLKQEWQNSSIVAVGDHVTISLNGDGTGTIDSVAERHSVLSRTRPSAEARRLLADQEQVLVANLDQLVLVFATQNPATNLRKLDRFLVVAEVNGLTAVICVNKIDLVGPNVAQRQFQMYQDIGYQVIYASATTGVGVAELRDCLRDKISVLTGSSGVGKSSLLNAVEPGLGLKVRTVSLTSGKGLHTTRYAELFPLAEGGYVADTPGIRGLALYDLEPWEIDAYFREIAPLVEECQFSDCSHRHEPNCAVLAAVADGRIAPERYESYLRLREEHEMLDRSAYE, from the coding sequence TTGTATCTGAATCAAGATCATCTATCCGGCCTGGTTGTTAAGGCGATTAGCGGCTTTTTTACGGTGCAAACGGAACAAGGCTCCATTGTGGCCCAACTGCCGGGTCGCTTGAAGCAGGAATGGCAAAATAGTTCCATTGTCGCCGTAGGCGATCACGTGACTATCTCCTTGAATGGCGATGGAACGGGCACGATTGATTCGGTAGCTGAACGCCATTCTGTGCTTTCCCGCACCCGTCCTTCGGCCGAAGCTCGCCGCCTGCTCGCCGACCAGGAGCAGGTGTTGGTGGCAAATCTGGACCAACTGGTGCTGGTGTTTGCCACGCAAAACCCGGCCACCAACCTGCGCAAGTTGGATCGTTTTTTAGTGGTGGCGGAGGTGAATGGGTTAACGGCCGTCATCTGCGTCAACAAAATAGATCTGGTTGGGCCGAATGTGGCCCAACGTCAATTCCAGATGTACCAGGACATTGGCTACCAGGTCATTTACGCCAGCGCCACTACCGGTGTAGGCGTCGCCGAGCTGCGTGACTGTCTGCGGGATAAAATTTCCGTCCTCACCGGCTCTTCTGGCGTCGGCAAATCCAGCCTGCTCAATGCCGTTGAACCGGGCCTGGGCTTAAAAGTGCGCACCGTAAGCCTCACCAGCGGCAAAGGGCTGCACACTACCCGCTACGCGGAGCTGTTTCCCCTGGCTGAGGGCGGTTACGTGGCCGATACGCCGGGCATTCGTGGTCTGGCGCTGTATGACCTGGAGCCGTGGGAAATAGACGCCTATTTCCGGGAGATCGCCCCGCTGGTAGAAGAATGCCAGTTTAGCGATTGCAGCCATCGCCACGAACCAAACTGCGCCGTGTTGGCGGCCGTCGCCGACGGCCGTATCGCCCCGGAACGGTACGAAAGCTATTTGCGCCTACGTGAGGAACACGAGATGCTAGACCGGTCGGCGTATGAATAA
- a CDS encoding GNAT family N-acetyltransferase gives MSILHELAPEDLVRARPLFTPLAHHLAIESILAGLTPGRVFVDDARRPKTAVAWFKRRLFLTGDRSRAAVNRALADLLTDVYYPAMLASGLGNGAFTLVFTPGWERVMDVVLAGKEPLTGRRLCFRLDPARHAWEPALPPGFTLRPVDADLLADPTVVNREYVAEEMVSERPSAADFLAQSFGVCVLDGPRIVGWCMSEYNTGGRCELGIETADAYQRRGLARATATAVIREAVRRGYTEIGWICDADNQPSIAAAQKLGFQLWHEDPTYYAFFDPVINYGVHGNGRFRQGQYHQAVVWYEKALSLGDGPVWLFWNAACAYAHVGNQTQVFANLNRAVAAGFADRAALEQSEHFRPLHDRPQWTALLARLT, from the coding sequence ATGAGCATCTTGCATGAACTTGCTCCCGAAGATTTGGTCCGCGCACGGCCGTTATTCACTCCGCTGGCCCATCATCTCGCCATCGAATCTATCCTGGCCGGGTTGACGCCGGGGCGGGTGTTTGTGGATGATGCGCGACGTCCCAAAACGGCCGTTGCCTGGTTCAAGCGCCGCCTCTTCCTCACCGGCGACCGCAGCCGCGCCGCAGTCAACCGCGCTTTGGCCGACCTGCTGACCGACGTTTATTACCCGGCCATGCTCGCCAGTGGGTTGGGCAATGGCGCCTTTACCCTCGTTTTTACGCCGGGCTGGGAGCGGGTGATGGATGTTGTGCTGGCGGGCAAAGAGCCGTTAACCGGCCGACGGTTGTGCTTCCGTTTGGACCCAGCCCGCCATGCCTGGGAACCGGCGCTGCCGCCCGGCTTTACCCTCCGCCCGGTAGACGCCGACTTGCTGGCCGACCCGACCGTCGTCAACCGGGAATATGTGGCTGAGGAGATGGTTTCGGAACGGCCGTCCGCCGCCGATTTCCTGGCGCAAAGTTTTGGGGTGTGCGTGCTGGATGGCCCGCGCATCGTCGGCTGGTGTATGTCGGAGTACAACACTGGCGGGCGCTGCGAATTGGGCATTGAAACAGCCGACGCCTACCAGCGGCGCGGCCTGGCCCGCGCCACGGCCACGGCCGTTATCCGTGAAGCGGTCAGGCGGGGGTATACGGAAATTGGCTGGATTTGCGACGCCGACAACCAACCCTCCATAGCTGCCGCCCAAAAACTTGGCTTTCAACTGTGGCACGAAGACCCGACCTATTACGCCTTTTTTGACCCGGTGATCAACTATGGCGTGCATGGCAACGGCCGTTTCCGCCAGGGGCAGTATCACCAAGCCGTCGTCTGGTACGAAAAAGCGCTCAGTCTGGGAGATGGTCCGGTCTGGTTGTTTTGGAACGCGGCCTGCGCCTATGCCCATGTGGGCAACCAGACGCAAGTTTTCGCCAATCTGAACCGCGCCGTTGCCGCCGGTTTTGCTGACCGGGCCGCATTGGAACAGTCCGAACATTTCCGCCCGCTGCACGACAGACCGCAGTGGACGGCGCTGCTGGCGCGGCTGACCTGA
- a CDS encoding PIG-L family deacetylase, which produces MTNKRLLAVLAHPDDESFGPGGTFARYTAEGVAVHVVIATDGVAGSVAEGYEDTLQDLVAVRARELDAAVAILGVTLHQLGYRDSGYINDPANHHPEAFINSDELAAVGKVVRLIREIRPQVVVTHDETGGYFHPDHIHCWKITLAAFHAAADPQQYPDIGPEPYQAQRLYYTAFPNRAIKLFTLMMRLRGQDPTRAGRNKDIDFTKLGFPAEKLHAHIDYRRYWDVKVAASAQHSSQGGGTTRSRMFPPWLQKLILAKDTFIRAYPPAPPGLRETDLFAKE; this is translated from the coding sequence ATGACCAACAAACGACTCCTGGCTGTATTGGCCCACCCCGATGATGAATCCTTTGGCCCCGGCGGTACTTTCGCCCGCTACACCGCCGAAGGCGTTGCTGTCCACGTCGTGATCGCCACCGATGGCGTGGCCGGTTCCGTAGCCGAGGGGTACGAAGACACCCTGCAAGACCTGGTGGCCGTGCGCGCCAGAGAATTGGATGCGGCCGTGGCCATCCTCGGCGTGACGCTGCATCAATTGGGCTACCGCGACTCCGGCTACATCAACGACCCGGCCAACCACCATCCAGAAGCGTTCATCAACAGCGATGAACTGGCGGCCGTCGGCAAAGTGGTGCGGCTCATTCGGGAAATTCGGCCGCAGGTGGTTGTCACCCACGACGAGACGGGTGGCTACTTCCACCCCGACCACATCCACTGCTGGAAAATTACCCTGGCGGCCTTCCACGCCGCCGCTGATCCGCAGCAATACCCGGACATTGGTCCTGAACCGTACCAAGCGCAGCGGTTGTATTACACCGCCTTCCCCAACCGCGCCATCAAACTTTTTACGTTGATGATGCGGCTGCGCGGCCAGGACCCCACCCGCGCCGGCCGTAATAAGGACATAGATTTCACCAAACTGGGTTTCCCGGCAGAGAAGCTGCACGCCCACATAGATTACCGGCGCTATTGGGATGTGAAGGTGGCGGCCAGCGCCCAACATTCCAGCCAGGGCGGCGGCACAACGCGCAGCCGCATGTTCCCCCCCTGGCTGCAAAAGTTGATCCTCGCCAAAGACACCTTCATTCGGGCGTATCCCCCGGCCCCGCCTGGCCTGCGCGAGACGGATTTATTTGCCAAAGAGTAG
- a CDS encoding ABC transporter ATP-binding protein gives MKKPDVYRRLLGYLRPYPKPFILGYAAMLFATVLNLIVPQLIKVAIDEGLADGRAASLFITGGLILLIALVRGVAGFAQRYYGEWLTHRVAYDLRNEFYNSVQFQPFAFHDRTHTGDLMSRATSDVTETEQFVGIGLMDLLSTLLLLIGVIGAMLWESPTLALLAMIPFPILLYATIHFGGTVRPMFKIIQEQMGVLSTIMQESLTGIRVVKAFAREPYELEKFDSGNAVWFDRRFKLIQTWANYWPFFTFLVALSIFLLLWFGAPMALDGTLTVGALFAMISYVLMLSAPVQRLGFLTNLMATAGASATRVFEIIDTPGEIMERDNPISLPEVRGEVVFEAVGFAYGGGGKILDDVTFYAQPGQKVALIGPTGSGKSTITNLIPRFYDATEGRILVDGYDVRDLKIHDLRQHIGIVLQDPFLFSQTVAENIAYGRPAATLEDVYAAARAAHAHEFILNLSDGYDTRVGERGVTLSGGQKQRIAIARALLRNPRILILDDSTSSVDTETEHLIQQALATLMEGRTTFIIAQRLLTLKNADYILVLDHGRIVERGQHDSLLAHNGLYREIYDLQLRDQEEFVALQAEMDKQE, from the coding sequence ATGAAAAAACCAGATGTCTATCGCCGCCTGCTGGGCTATTTACGGCCGTATCCCAAGCCCTTCATCCTCGGCTACGCGGCCATGCTGTTTGCCACTGTACTTAACCTCATCGTGCCCCAACTCATCAAAGTTGCCATAGACGAAGGGCTGGCCGACGGCCGTGCCGCCTCGCTCTTTATCACCGGCGGCCTCATTTTGCTCATCGCCCTGGTGCGCGGCGTGGCCGGGTTTGCCCAACGCTACTACGGCGAATGGCTCACCCACCGCGTCGCCTACGACCTGCGCAACGAGTTCTACAACAGCGTGCAGTTCCAACCCTTCGCCTTCCACGACCGCACCCACACCGGCGACCTGATGAGCCGCGCTACCAGCGACGTGACAGAGACGGAGCAGTTTGTAGGCATTGGCCTGATGGATTTATTGTCCACCCTGCTGCTGCTCATTGGCGTTATTGGCGCCATGCTGTGGGAGTCGCCCACCCTGGCGCTGCTGGCGATGATTCCCTTCCCCATCTTGCTCTATGCCACCATTCATTTTGGCGGCACAGTGCGGCCCATGTTCAAAATTATTCAGGAGCAAATGGGCGTTTTATCTACCATTATGCAAGAAAGTCTCACCGGTATTCGCGTGGTGAAGGCGTTTGCCCGCGAGCCATATGAGCTGGAAAAATTCGACAGCGGCAACGCTGTCTGGTTTGATCGGCGCTTTAAGTTGATCCAAACTTGGGCCAACTATTGGCCTTTTTTCACCTTTTTGGTCGCCCTGAGCATCTTTTTGCTGCTCTGGTTTGGCGCGCCAATGGCCCTGGATGGAACCCTGACCGTAGGCGCGTTGTTTGCCATGATCTCCTACGTCCTCATGCTTTCCGCGCCAGTGCAGCGCCTCGGCTTCCTGACCAATCTGATGGCGACGGCCGGCGCCAGCGCCACCCGCGTCTTTGAGATCATAGACACACCGGGGGAAATTATGGAGCGCGACAACCCCATTTCTTTGCCTGAAGTGCGGGGCGAAGTAGTGTTTGAGGCTGTGGGTTTTGCTTATGGCGGCGGCGGCAAAATTTTGGATGATGTCACGTTTTATGCCCAACCGGGGCAAAAAGTGGCGCTCATCGGCCCCACCGGTTCCGGCAAATCCACCATTACCAACCTCATCCCACGCTTTTATGACGCCACCGAGGGGCGCATTTTGGTGGATGGGTATGATGTGCGCGACCTGAAAATTCATGATCTACGCCAGCATATTGGCATTGTGCTGCAAGACCCGTTCTTATTCAGCCAGACAGTGGCCGAAAATATCGCCTACGGCCGTCCCGCAGCCACTCTGGAAGATGTTTACGCCGCCGCCCGCGCCGCCCACGCCCATGAGTTCATCCTCAACCTGAGCGACGGCTACGACACCCGTGTCGGCGAACGAGGCGTCACTCTCAGCGGTGGGCAAAAGCAGCGCATCGCCATTGCCCGTGCTTTGCTCAGAAACCCACGTATCCTTATTCTGGACGATTCTACCAGCAGTGTGGACACGGAAACGGAGCATCTGATCCAACAGGCGTTGGCGACGCTGATGGAAGGGCGCACCACGTTTATCATCGCCCAACGGCTGCTGACGCTGAAAAACGCCGATTACATTTTGGTGCTGGATCACGGCCGTATTGTCGAACGCGGACAACATGATTCTTTGTTGGCTCACAATGGTCTGTACCGAGAAATCTATGACCTGCAGCTGCGCGACCAGGAAGAATTTGTGGCTCTCCAGGCTGAAATGGACAAACAGGAGTAG